A part of Syntrophorhabdus sp. genomic DNA contains:
- a CDS encoding prepilin-type N-terminal cleavage/methylation domain-containing protein — MKIQYPYRTDRRGFTLVELLVVMVIVGLLVALVGPKVFPKLGKGKQAAARAQVELLSQT; from the coding sequence ATGAAAATTCAGTACCCCTATCGCACGGACAGACGAGGCTTCACGCTCGTTGAACTCCTCGTCGTCATGGTCATCGTCGGGCTCCTTGTGGCTCTGGTCGGTCCCAAGGTATTTCCGAAACTCGGCAAAGGCAAGCAGGCCGCGGCGAGGGCACAGGTCGAACTTCTTTCGCAGACCC